The Corynebacterium occultum sequence CGTCATTGGGTCGAGACCGTGGTTTCCACGGTGGGGCCTCGGCCGAGCGCCTTGATGCGTCCATTATGAGTTGGACGCCGGGTTCTACCTCCCGCATGGACATCGGGACAGTGAACTCGTCCCACGCTTGGGCGCCAGGCTTCCTCAACAACGCGACCACATCGCCCTGCCCGCGCCCAGTCTCATAGCCGAGGCGGCGCCCGCCCATTGCGGCTTCCTTCGCCCAACGGTCGATCCGGTCACGGGCCATCCTGAGAACGAGGTCACGCGCGGCCTTGTCTTTGGCTTTCCATGCCCGTTCCGAGACGGCTTCGATCGCCTGTGTCGCTTCTGGTCCGGAGGTCTTTTCCATCAGCTGGGCACCGAGATTCGGGTTCAGCGAATCGTTGCCGAGCCGCATCAAGCTTACCATGGTACCCGTCAGCGCACGATCAAGTGCCCTGGGGGCGAACGGTGTCACGGATTGGGCTTCGACGTGCTTGTAGAACGTCGAGTGGTAGTGCTCGAACGTCTCGTAGTGCGACAAGTCGCGCGGCCTGCTCCAGGTGAAGACCGTGACAACCAGGCCGGGGAAAGAACGTCCGACGCGGCTCGTGGCCTGGATGTACTCGGCGGTGTTCTTCGGTTGTCCGTTGACGACCATGAGGCCGAGACGATTCACGTCAACGCCCACCGACAGCATGTTGGTGGCAAGAACGATGTCGTAGGCGCGAGTCTCTCCAGACTCCCACTTCTCCTTGAAGGGCAACTCCAGACGGTCAAGCTTCTGCGGAATCTCTTTGCTGGTCACTCGTGAGGTCAGTTCGTCTACCTGGTTCACCGAGCGTTGTGTCAGGCCAGGGCGACTCACGTCACTCATCTCGACCCGATATGCACGAGTCTGCACATCATCCTCGGCCAGGCGTCTCATGCCTCCGAGTTCGCGTAGTGAGTTGAAGTAGCCGACCAGGGTCATGTATGGGTCCGCGGCAGCACCGAAGTCTTGGAAGAGGGTCTTCGCCGCAGTGAGCAATGCGACGTACACGCGGATGAGCACCGCAGGCCGTGAGCTGCCTGGTGAGCAGATGCCAAGGTAGAGCCTGCCGGGCCGGTCTTCTGTGGAGCGCTGCACCGAGAAGAAGTTGTCCTCAACGTCCAAACCGTGTGGCGGGAAGATCGCGACTTGGCGTAGGAACACGTTGTTCACCTGTTCCTCGGCCTTTCGGACGGTGGCGGTCGAGGCGATGACCTTCGGCCGGACCTTCTTGTCGCCCAGGGTCCACGTGGACAGTTCGTCGACGGCCGTCTCATAGACGCCAACCATCGTTCCAAGTGGTCCACTGATGAGGTGGAACTCGTCCTGAATAATGAGGTCGGGTGGCCGAAGCGGCGAAATTACCTTCACACGGGTCGCGGGTTTTCCTCGCTCAGCCTTGTGATTTCCTTGGCAAGGGCTCCCGGGCCACAGCAGGCCATGACGTGGGCATTCTGACGTGGCAGCACCGAACAGTGCCCGAGTCTGTCCGCGCCACGCCATCATCGCGAACTTATCGACCGTGGCGATCAGCATCGACGGTGGACGGCGATAGATTTCCTCGTCCACCACAACGACAGGGAGTCCAAGCTCGGGGTATTGGGCCTTGGAGAACTCGCAGCGGCCATACTTGTCGCTGCAATAGATGAACGTCTGGTCTGCGCCAGGATACTTCTCGACGGTGATGTCTCGGCCAGGGTTGATCGCGGAACCGCACCAGGGACAGCTGGTCAACTGCGCGGGTGTTGAACCTGTGTCGCGGCGGTTATCGCGTTCCTTCTCGATCGCCTCGTGGCTGTCTTCTGTGCGGTTCGGGGTCACCTTCCCGCCAACCCAGAGGCCAAGAGTAAAGGGCTCCGAGCCCCAGGTCTCGGGGTCTTGTTTGCGGAGCAACTCCATGGCGCAGATGAGGGTTGAGGCTCGCTGGAACTGCTGCAAGGTGAGGAGACGCAGCGTGTAGCGCATGATGACGGCGAGACCGCGTGTGGCATCGAGGCCGCCGAGCGTGCCTTGGAAGCGTCGGATCGACATGGCAAACGCCGCGACACCAAGATACGCCTCAGTCTTGCCGCCGCCGGTTGGGAACCAGAGCAAGTCGGCGTATGCGGCCAGCGGTTCTGTCCGGTCCGAGTGCTTAGGGTCTGCCAACGCTGGGACAGATAGGAGCAGGAAAGCAAGCTGGAACGGATGCCAGGTGCGGTTCTCAGGGATGTTCAGCTTGTCCACCGTAACGGCCTCGTCCTGGCGACGTTTGCGGGCGTAGATGCCACGAACGCGCTGTTGCGCCATAGCGCGGTTGGCGAACCGGAACGCCGACATGGCATCCGTGTTCAGGCGCAGCGTCGAGATGCCTTCCTTGAGCCGTTCGAGGATGAGTTCGCAACGCTCCATAGCGTCCTGGGCTTGAGTGTCATAGCCCTCGACGGCTACCCCGATGGCAGCGCGGTTCTCTGCAATCCAGTCCTCATAATCCCCGGCGAGAACGGTCAGGGCTGCGAGTAGTTCGTCGTCGGACAGCTCGGCTGAATCAGCCAGCTTCTCCATGTCGAGCCAACCGTGCGCCCTCAGGTCGCGTAAGGCCGCACGGTCGGCTGAGTCAGCCCCAGGGGCCTCGGTGATC is a genomic window containing:
- the drmA gene encoding DISARM system helicase DrmA; its protein translation is MLITVEGAAVAVARVYRVRQSLGNMTVYLHGLLRSTDSIPLVALGIAHNPSHGATRVSWELFEKAVVRLTGNPFSAAPNLAGQTKAEQAYVRELLRLAVVDDLLGPANGPHEEIVGMSVRDRYLVGKLAPLDHAHNAPQSSEFAEEEIADGDTPDDLRVYGNEAHISRDSVPATSPVEEDDEPEANASKSQSLVPSSMGLTFCVPDDQEAVEVAVSWGRYVRGKSEESGKRCWKRIPAGGKVTLAVREGSLTPCTVDNAVPEVRLEGSVSRPVGQGDRLVTLFLVNGQTEPQQNRDQAWVFQPEIVVRDDAGGAVFRRRPLLDVKQHDEERLSLEMIYRRRVEFATGHGTSVHAVVSTSDPELATEVRTAVIPDQEIQITEAPGADSADRAALRDLRAHGWLDMEKLADSAELSDDELLAALTVLAGDYEDWIAENRAAIGVAVEGYDTQAQDAMERCELILERLKEGISTLRLNTDAMSAFRFANRAMAQQRVRGIYARKRRQDEAVTVDKLNIPENRTWHPFQLAFLLLSVPALADPKHSDRTEPLAAYADLLWFPTGGGKTEAYLGVAAFAMSIRRFQGTLGGLDATRGLAVIMRYTLRLLTLQQFQRASTLICAMELLRKQDPETWGSEPFTLGLWVGGKVTPNRTEDSHEAIEKERDNRRDTGSTPAQLTSCPWCGSAINPGRDITVEKYPGADQTFIYCSDKYGRCEFSKAQYPELGLPVVVVDEEIYRRPPSMLIATVDKFAMMAWRGQTRALFGAATSECPRHGLLWPGSPCQGNHKAERGKPATRVKVISPLRPPDLIIQDEFHLISGPLGTMVGVYETAVDELSTWTLGDKKVRPKVIASTATVRKAEEQVNNVFLRQVAIFPPHGLDVEDNFFSVQRSTEDRPGRLYLGICSPGSSRPAVLIRVYVALLTAAKTLFQDFGAAADPYMTLVGYFNSLRELGGMRRLAEDDVQTRAYRVEMSDVSRPGLTQRSVNQVDELTSRVTSKEIPQKLDRLELPFKEKWESGETRAYDIVLATNMLSVGVDVNRLGLMVVNGQPKNTAEYIQATSRVGRSFPGLVVTVFTWSRPRDLSHYETFEHYHSTFYKHVEAQSVTPFAPRALDRALTGTMVSLMRLGNDSLNPNLGAQLMEKTSGPEATQAIEAVSERAWKAKDKAARDLVLRMARDRIDRWAKEAAMGGRRLGYETGRGQGDVVALLRKPGAQAWDEFTVPMSMREVEPGVQLIMDASRRSAEAPPWKPRSRPNDGGAA